A genomic segment from Thermostichus lividus PCC 6715 encodes:
- a CDS encoding GNAT family N-acetyltransferase — translation MKMKLSLIPIERNGSPRGYTGFLPEVTQEVFRATADLYTMVGFEEPWIGYLALANGIPVGTCGFKSPPHDGCIEIAYFTFPDFENRGVASEMAAALVAIARHHRPSIVVSAQTLPERNASHRVLEKLGFQHVETLKHPEDGTVWEWQLREEIGT, via the coding sequence ATGAAAATGAAATTGTCTCTCATTCCAATTGAGCGTAACGGTTCCCCACGTGGCTATACAGGCTTCCTGCCTGAAGTGACGCAGGAAGTATTCCGGGCAACTGCTGATCTCTATACGATGGTCGGATTCGAAGAGCCGTGGATCGGCTATCTTGCGTTAGCAAACGGGATACCGGTTGGCACATGTGGCTTCAAATCACCCCCTCACGATGGATGCATTGAAATTGCCTATTTCACATTTCCGGACTTTGAGAACCGGGGCGTTGCTTCCGAGATGGCTGCCGCGCTCGTAGCAATTGCGCGCCATCATAGGCCATCTATTGTGGTCTCGGCACAGACACTTCCGGAGCGTAATGCCTCCCATAGAGTGCTTGAGAAGCTTGGATTCCAACACGTTGAAACTCTTAAACACCCTGAAGATGGTACGGTTTGGGAATGGCAACTGAGGGAGGAGATTGGCACCTAA
- a CDS encoding LysR family transcriptional regulator → MRLDQLQSFLAVAETGSFQAAAQRCGVSQPTISRQIQALEDNLGIQLLHRSSRAKLTVAGDLFLRRAYRIWQEWQAASAELKAMQHGQQHELCIAAIHSICRHFLPTLLPRFHQSFPQMQLRVTALGSDRAVKVFQDGLVDLIIVMGDRYLFKQSEWVIEPLYSEPVQILMAAQHPLACHPTLTWEALAQYPHVVFKDGYGMRRLVAEEFARRNLPWQPALELNTPDAFIAVIRESDMLALLPRSALKDALDDDTLVIRHLDAKVAPPDRQVLAITTRDRLNLPPMAQLLTLIRQQASHESCFS, encoded by the coding sequence ATGCGACTCGATCAGTTGCAGTCTTTTTTGGCGGTTGCTGAAACCGGTAGCTTTCAGGCTGCGGCTCAGCGGTGTGGGGTCAGCCAACCCACCATTAGTCGGCAAATTCAAGCCCTAGAAGATAACTTAGGCATTCAGCTTCTCCATCGGTCTAGCCGAGCCAAGTTGACGGTGGCGGGGGATCTGTTTCTTCGGCGTGCCTACAGGATTTGGCAGGAGTGGCAGGCAGCCAGTGCTGAACTGAAGGCGATGCAGCACGGTCAGCAACATGAACTGTGTATTGCGGCTATTCACTCTATCTGTCGCCACTTTTTACCTACCTTGTTGCCAAGGTTTCATCAGAGCTTTCCGCAGATGCAATTGCGGGTGACTGCCCTAGGGAGCGATCGCGCCGTCAAGGTATTTCAGGATGGCTTGGTAGATTTGATCATTGTGATGGGCGATCGCTATCTCTTTAAGCAGTCGGAATGGGTGATTGAACCTCTCTATAGTGAACCTGTCCAGATCCTCATGGCGGCGCAGCATCCCCTCGCCTGTCACCCTACACTGACTTGGGAGGCCTTAGCCCAGTATCCCCATGTGGTCTTTAAGGATGGGTATGGGATGCGCCGCTTAGTGGCAGAGGAGTTTGCCCGCCGCAATCTCCCTTGGCAACCAGCCCTAGAGCTAAATACCCCCGATGCCTTTATTGCTGTCATTCGCGAAAGTGACATGTTGGCACTATTGCCCCGATCGGCGCTAAAAGATGCCTTGGATGATGATACCTTGGTGATTCGTCACCTTGATGCTAAAGTGGCACCGCCCGACCGTCAAGTTTTGGCCATTACCACGCGCGATCGCCTGAATTTGCCTCCCATGGCTCAGTTGTTAACCCTTATTCGCCAACAGGCTTCCCATGAGTCTTGTTTTTCGTAA